From a region of the Odontesthes bonariensis isolate fOdoBon6 chromosome 4, fOdoBon6.hap1, whole genome shotgun sequence genome:
- the LOC142379224 gene encoding retinal cone rhodopsin-sensitive cGMP 3',5'-cyclic phosphodiesterase subunit gamma-like, with translation MADVATPADKKAPPKFKQRTARTFKSKAPKPGQKGFGDDIPGMEGLGTDITVVCPWEAFGDMELSDLAKYGIV, from the exons ATGGCAGATGTCGCAACTCCCGCTGACAAGAAGGCACCTCCCAAGTTCAAGCAGAGGACTGCTCGTACCTTCAAGAGCAAGGCCCCAAAACCAGGCCAGAAGGG ATTCGGAGACGACATCCCCGGCATGGAGGGCCTTGGCACAGACATCACAGTGGTTTGCCCATGGGAAGCCTTCGGGGACATGGAGCTCAGCGACCTGGCGAAATATGGAATCGTCTAG
- the LOC142379225 gene encoding retinal cone rhodopsin-sensitive cGMP 3',5'-cyclic phosphodiesterase subunit gamma-like — MADVATPADKKAPPKFKQRTARTFKSKAPKPGQKGFGDDIPGMEGLGTDITVVCPWEAFGDMELGDLAKYGIV; from the exons ATGGCAGATGTCGCAACTCCCGCTGACAAGAAGGCACCTCCCAAGTTCAAGCAGAGGACCGCTCGCACCTTCAAGAGCAAAGCACCTAAACCAGGCCAGAAGGG ATTCGGAGACGACATCCCCGGCATGGAGGGCCTTGGCACAGACATCACAGTGGTTTGCCCATGGGAAGCCTTCGGGGACATGGAGCTCGGCGACCTGGCGAAATATGGAATTGTCTAG